One part of the Arabidopsis thaliana chromosome 1 sequence genome encodes these proteins:
- a CDS encoding hypothetical protein (DUF577) (Family of unknown function (DUF577); CONTAINS InterPro DOMAIN/s: Protein of unknown function DUF577 (InterPro:IPR007598); BEST Arabidopsis thaliana protein match is: Family of unknown function (DUF577) (TAIR:AT1G66000.1); Has 82 Blast hits to 52 proteins in 2 species: Archae - 0; Bacteria - 0; Metazoa - 0; Fungi - 0; Plants - 82; Viruses - 0; Other Eukaryotes - 0 (source: NCBI BLink).) has protein sequence MDNQKSPKQPTSQDFTKAAFKLLANPHVEPTVEFIAALTKPPENPEDKDIKFFRFCVANYPGCFSLKLMRVYSSNDPRVPYQIREIAMILLHVIFIIEEASLNLAVVHILSPILISCLEEQVISNNSLKILSMLVNRVAFEIFTIQEETWYDLREFISSKAESEFAKAVSVFKSLSMPLDGEEFLIPLMDNLLPAILKRLGNKEEESSSQWGLAFVGGFCAAVHLLETTRVDLVENLANEMLKSVKRGMELGFLGKALREVETAVVEQLWWYCTTEFRFVLGLISRIDAIVTEETAKNVLQRIKIVVKKKMLEYV, from the coding sequence ATGGATAATCAGAAGTCGCCGAAGCAACCAACCTCCCAAGACTTCACCAAAGCCGCCTTCAAGCTTCTTGCGAATCCCCACGTTGAACCGACGGTGGAATTCATCGCCGCCCTCACAAAGCCACCGGAGAATCCAGAAGATAAAGACATCAAGTTCTTCCGTTTCTGCGTCGCCAATTACCCGGGATGCTTCTCCCTCAAGCTCATGCGTGTCTATTCCTCGAATGATCCACGAGTCCCATACCAGATCAGAGAGATTGCGATGATATTACTCCACGTTATCTTCATCATAGAAGAAGCCTCTTTGAATTTGGCAGTGGTTCACATACTTTCGCCTATACTCATATCATGCCTTGAAGAACAAGTTATCTCGAACAACAGTTTAAAGATTCTTTCCATGCTCGTGAACCGTGTCGCTTTCGAGATATTCACCATTCAGGAAGAAACGTGGTATGACCTGCGTGAGTTTATCTCGTCTAAAGCGGAATCAGAGTTTGCGAAAGCGGTTTCCGTGTTCAAGAGCTTGTCGATGCCTTTGGATGGAGAGGAGTTTTTGATTCCTCTCATGGATAATCTTCTTCCAGCGATCTTAAAACGTTTAGGTaacaaagaggaagagagttcGAGCCAGTGGGGTTTGGCCTTTGTGGGTGGTTTCTGTGCGGCGGTTCACTTGTTGGAGACGACACGTGTTGATTTGGTGGAGAATCTTGCGAATGAGATGTTGAAATCGGTGAAGAGAGGAatggaattagggtttcttggGAAAGCTCTTAGGGAAGTTGAAACCGCTGTAGTGGAACAATTATGGTGGTATTGTACTACAGAATTCAGATTCGTATTGGGTTTGATTAGTAGGATTGATGCGATTGTCACTGAGGAGACAGCGAAGAATGTGTTGCAAAGGATTAAGATagttgtgaagaagaagatgcttgAATATGTTTAA
- a CDS encoding Translation initiation factor eIF3 subunit (Translation initiation factor eIF3 subunit; FUNCTIONS IN: molecular_function unknown; INVOLVED IN: biological_process unknown; EXPRESSED IN: 23 plant structures; EXPRESSED DURING: 13 growth stages; CONTAINS InterPro DOMAIN/s: Translation initiation factor eIF3 subunit (InterPro:IPR013906); BEST Arabidopsis thaliana protein match is: Translation initiation factor eIF3 subunit (TAIR:AT5G37475.1).) yields the protein MDDWEDEKIAPLPAKVELKSNWDDEDVDENEIKDSWEDDDDEPAQPPVINPAPEKAPKKAAPKTVEKKGKAVEVPKEAPKEKPLDPIAEKLRQQRLVEEADYRATAELFGVKDDDKNLDMFIPKSESDFLEYAEMISHRIKPYEKSYHYIALLKTIMRLSLTNMKAADVKDVASSITTIANEKLKAEKEAAAGKKKGGKKKQLIVDKANDDLVAGPYDAMDDFDFM from the exons ATGGATGACTGGG AGGACGAGAAAATTGCACCACTTCCAGCAAAAGTTGAGCTTAAAAGTAACtgggatgatgaagatgtGGATGAGAATGAAATTAAGGATTCATgggaggatgatgatgatgaacctGCTCAG CCGCCTGTTATAAATCCTGCTCCGGAGAAGGCTCCTAAGAAAGCAGCCCCCAAAACTGTTGAAAAGAAGGGTAAAGCAGTCGAAGTTCCAAAGGAAgcaccaaaagaaaaacctcTAGATCCTATAGCGGAGAAACTTCGCCAGCAGAG GCTTGTTGAGGAAGCCGACTACCGGGCAACTGCTGAGCTCTTTGGAGTGAAGGATGATGACAAAAACCTTGATATGTTTATCCCCAAGTCTGAAAGCGATTTTTTGGAATATGCTGAAATGATTTCTCATAGGATTAAACCATATGAG AAAAGTTATCACTATATAGCGCTGCTCAAAACAATCATGAGACTTTCATTGACCAACATGAAAGCAGCTGATGTTAAAGATGTTGCTTCGTCCATTACAACGATAGCAAATGAAAAACTAAAGGCAGAGAAAGAAGCTGCTGCgggaaaaaagaaag gtggaaagaagaaacaacttATTGTAGATAAGGCCAATGACGATCTAGTGGCTGGTCCTTATGATGCCATGGATGACTTCGACTTCATGTAG